One genomic window of Cygnus atratus isolate AKBS03 ecotype Queensland, Australia chromosome 16, CAtr_DNAZoo_HiC_assembly, whole genome shotgun sequence includes the following:
- the PLAGL2 gene encoding zinc finger protein PLAGL2 codes for MTAFFPSVPNWIQDAKQEEEETGWKLVPRPRSEETESQGKCQCEISETSFTNVDKLRTHTLSHTEQRPYNCPQLHCGKAFASKYKLYRHMATHSAQKPHQCMYCEKMFHRKDHLRNHLQTHDPNKEALHCPECGKNYNTKLGFRRHLAMHAAASGDLSCKVCLQTFESTQVLLEHLKAHSRRASGGAKEKKHPCDHCDRRFYTRKDVRRHLVVHTGRKDFLCQYCAQRFGRKDHLTRHMKKSHSQELLKIKTEPVDMLGLLSCSSSVAVKEELSPVLCMASRDMIGGKSFPGMLPVGMYSTHLQTMPSSGMPHSLVPNSLPMGMSYPLESSSPISSPPQPPPKYQLGSTSYLPEKLPKVEVDSFLSDFPGSLSLSSGEPQSSSPQPPPLDEALLSKSPANLSEALCAANMDFSHLLGFLPLNLPPCNPPVSSGGLVMGYSQGETQPLLTTLQHQPQESPGAGASLNFGPLHSLPPVFTSSLSTTTLPRFHQAFQ; via the exons ATGACGgcattttttcccagtgttcCCAACTGGATTCAAGAtgcaaagcaggaggaggaagagacagGCTGGAAATTAGTTCCCAGGCCAAGAAGTGAAGAGACTGAAAGTCAGGGAAAATGCCAATGTGAAATATCAGAGACCTCCTTCACTAACGTGGACAAGCTGAGAACTCACACGCTTTCTCATACCGAGCAGCGACCGTACAACTGCCCCCAGCTGCACTGTGGCAAAGCCTTTGCTTCTAAGTACAAGCTGTATAG GCATATGGCCACTCACTCTGCTCAGAAGCCTCATCAGTGCATGTACTGCGAGAAGATGTTTCACCGGAAGGATCACCTTCGCAACCACCTGCAGACCCACGATCCCAACAAGGAGGCCCTCCACTGTCCCGAGTGTGGCAAGAACTACAACACCAAGCTTGGTTTCAGGCGACACCTGGCCATGCACGCGGCTGCCAGCGGTGACCTCAGCTGCAAGGTATGCCTCCAGACATTCGAAAGTACCCAGGTCCTGCTGGAGCACCTCAAAGCTCATTCTAGACGGGCTTCTGGCGGGGCCAAGGAAAAGAAGCATCCGTGTGACCACTGTGACAGGCGCTTCTACACCCGGAAAGATGTGCGGAGACACTTGGTGGTGCACACGGGGCGGAAGGATTTCCTGTGCCAGTACTGCGCTCAGAGGTTTGGGCGGAAGGATCATCTGACCAGGCACATGAAGAAAAGCCACTCCCAGGAACTGCTGAAGATTAAGACGGAGCCCGTTGACATGCTGGGTCTCCTAAGCTGCAGCTCGTCTGTAGCAGTAAAAGAAGAGCTGAGTCCCGTCCTGTGTATGGCATCCAGAGACATGATAGGTGGTAAGAGCTTCCCTGGCATGCTGCCCGTGGGCATGTACAGCACGCATCTCCAAACCATGCCAAGCTCAGGAATGCCCCATTCTTTGGTTCCTAATTCTCTTCCAATGGGAATGAGTTATCCTCTGGAGTCTTCTtctcccatctcctccccacCGCAACCTCCTCCAAAGTATCAGCTTGGATCTACCTCATATTTGCCTGAGAAACTACCCAAAGTAGAGGTGGACAGCTTTTTGTCAGACTTCCCTGGCAGCCTGTCTCTCTCGTCTGGTGAGCCTCAGTCCTCTTCGCCTCAGCCACCCCCTCTGGACGAGGCTTTGCTTTCCAAGAGCCCTGCTAACCTTTCAGAGGCTCTCTGTGCTGCTAACATGGACTTTTCTCATCTTCTTGGCTTCCTCCCCCTAAATCTTCCTCCTTGCAATCCACCTGTGTCTTCAGGGGGATTGGTCATGGGCTACTCACAGGGGGAGACGCAGCCACTGCTTACCACTTTGCAACATCAACCTCAAGAATCTCCTGGAGCTGGGGCCTCCCTGAACTTTGGGCCCCTTCATTCATTGCCCCCCGTCTTCACCTCCAGCTTGAGCACAACCACGCTGCCACGTTTCCACCAGGCGTTCCAATAA